In uncultured Campylobacter sp., a genomic segment contains:
- a CDS encoding lipid-binding SYLF domain-containing protein — protein MKRFLKLATCALLLTQLAYADFTQNQKVRTSLDILNDLGTQKLLNTKDTSEVKGIIIIPEMVSGGLIATTHSGDGIFIGRNDDNEWSSPIFVSFKGGGIGLQAGYKSTDLVILIKSRRSYAGLLNGKGQIDLSADAVVLGAGEKAGVMTDLPEISAWATERGKSRGLFVGVSINTSLIVVDKQATFDYYDRMYDMEDIYNNSPKESRYTKKLQEIANKFFQYKK, from the coding sequence ATGAAAAGATTTTTAAAGCTTGCAACTTGCGCACTGCTACTTACGCAGCTTGCTTATGCGGATTTTACGCAAAATCAAAAGGTTAGGACGTCGCTTGATATCCTAAACGACTTAGGCACTCAAAAGCTGCTAAATACAAAGGATACGAGCGAAGTTAAGGGTATAATCATAATCCCCGAGATGGTAAGCGGAGGCCTCATAGCTACTACGCATTCAGGCGACGGTATCTTTATCGGTAGAAATGACGATAATGAATGGAGTAGCCCGATATTCGTTAGCTTTAAAGGCGGTGGCATCGGCCTGCAGGCGGGATATAAATCAACCGACCTAGTTATTTTAATAAAATCAAGAAGATCGTATGCAGGACTACTAAACGGAAAAGGACAAATCGATCTAAGCGCCGATGCAGTGGTACTCGGTGCAGGCGAAAAAGCGGGAGTTATGACTGATTTGCCAGAAATTTCGGCTTGGGCCACAGAAAGAGGCAAAAGCAGAGGGCTTTTTGTCGGAGTTAGCATAAATACCTCTTTGATAGTCGTCGATAAGCAAGCCACGTTTGATTATTACGATAGAATGTATGATATGGAAGATATTTATAACAACTCGCCTAAAGAGTCTAGATACACAAAAAAGCTTCAAGAAATAGCGAATAAATTTTTTCAGTATAAAAAATAA
- a CDS encoding transcriptional repressor has protein sequence MHNFDNFYMKFLEFLRDCGYKNSAAKEQILKILFSSDEHLSASQIKTRIKSEFRRNLSLTAIYQFLNFLQKFSLVLAFEEDGMNKFELNLRLHHDHLVCTKCGAVESFFDKYIEEKQEQICKNSGFKLEGHAMILYGFCPKCQNK, from the coding sequence ATGCACAATTTTGATAATTTTTATATGAAATTTTTAGAGTTTTTACGAGATTGCGGATATAAAAATTCTGCCGCAAAAGAGCAAATTTTAAAAATTTTATTTTCTAGCGACGAGCATCTTAGCGCAAGCCAGATAAAAACGAGGATTAAAAGCGAATTTAGACGAAATTTGAGCCTAACGGCGATATATCAGTTTTTAAATTTTTTACAAAAATTCAGTTTAGTTCTTGCTTTTGAAGAGGACGGAATGAATAAATTCGAGCTGAACTTAAGGTTGCACCACGATCATCTCGTCTGCACGAAGTGCGGCGCGGTGGAGAGTTTTTTCGATAAATACATAGAAGAAAAACAAGAACAAATTTGTAAAAACTCAGGCTTTAAACTCGAAGGTCATGCGATGATTTTATACGGTTTTTGCCCAAAATGCCAAAACAAATAG
- a CDS encoding aminotransferase, which yields MNEELKQAANAVFLLESQGVKFYESVKEKDEIFAQILAVRQSGLELLKPYADPADPQVFYALACEDLDACFIKALNYELELNTFYENLTDGLGDENFKDVCFRLWATSNNEYIPALKAKLAQILAAQFQAADNASQEEQAQTTQNQSENILNAFDSSSFNQISQTLERISSGQGSKDDVVALLNNPNFSFFGGLALGGLASMMLSKNLDKNKDKE from the coding sequence ATGAACGAAGAGCTAAAACAAGCCGCAAATGCGGTTTTTTTACTAGAGTCGCAGGGGGTAAAATTTTACGAGAGCGTAAAAGAAAAAGATGAGATTTTCGCCCAAATTTTAGCCGTTAGGCAAAGCGGACTGGAGCTTTTAAAGCCTTATGCAGATCCGGCCGACCCGCAAGTTTTTTACGCTTTAGCGTGCGAGGATCTTGACGCTTGCTTTATAAAAGCCCTAAACTACGAGCTTGAGTTAAATACGTTTTATGAAAATTTGACCGACGGCCTTGGCGACGAAAACTTTAAAGATGTCTGCTTTAGGCTCTGGGCTACGTCAAATAACGAATACATCCCGGCTCTAAAAGCAAAGCTAGCTCAAATTTTAGCCGCGCAGTTTCAAGCTGCGGATAACGCAAGCCAAGAGGAGCAGGCGCAAACGACTCAAAATCAAAGCGAAAATATCTTAAACGCTTTTGATTCAAGCAGCTTTAATCAAATCAGCCAAACTCTAGAGCGCATAAGCTCCGGACAGGGCAGCAAAGACGACGTCGTCGCGCTTTTAAACAACCCGAATTTTTCATTTTTCGGCGGACTGGCGCTGGGCGGACTAGCTAGCATGATGCTAAGTAAAAATTTAGACAAAAACAAAGATAAAGAATAA